Proteins encoded by one window of Cyclobacteriaceae bacterium:
- a CDS encoding MerR family transcriptional regulator, with protein MAYKEKEIEKLYYSIGEVAEIFNVAPSLIRFWESEFDLIKPKKNRKGNRQFTKEDIDNVRTIYHLVKEKGFTLQGAKEMLRNDSNSVKDKIELIDSLKNVRRFLVELRERIQ; from the coding sequence ATGGCGTATAAGGAAAAAGAAATAGAGAAACTCTACTACTCCATCGGAGAAGTAGCTGAAATTTTCAACGTTGCTCCTTCCCTCATCCGTTTCTGGGAATCTGAGTTCGACCTCATCAAACCTAAGAAAAACCGCAAGGGAAATCGCCAGTTTACCAAGGAAGACATTGATAATGTACGCACCATTTATCATTTGGTGAAAGAGAAAGGCTTTACCCTTCAGGGAGCCAAGGAAATGTTGCGCAATGATTCCAACTCCGTTAAAGATAAAATCGAACTGATTGATTCTCTGAAGAATGTGCGCAGGTTTTTGGTTGAGCTGCGCGAACGCATTCAGTAA
- the dprA gene encoding DNA-processing protein DprA — protein MDQNRLSLVALHFVSGIGDYTIRQLVSYCGSAEKVFKTPKGKLLKIPGIGPVIAETISKGQPFEKAEKEIRRAEKESVEILFYTDKKYPSRLKQIPDAPSMLYVKGNVDLENPKTVGIVGTRQATAYGKEQVEKLAEGLTAHGALIVSGLAYGIDIQAHKQALKHKLPTVGIMGSGMDVIYPAAHKETATKMLEHGGLLTENKFGTKPDAHNFPERNRIIAGLSDALIVVEAAEKGGALITAEIANSYNKDVFAFPGSVGITYSAGCNNLIKTNKAHLITSVKDLEYIMNWEAAKTVTKKKVTPFSLDGYSEEERTILTLLLEKSPAMIDELSWKSNLPVSQLASVLLGLEFNGVVKSLPGKMYALSH, from the coding sequence ATGGATCAAAACAGACTGTCCCTTGTAGCCCTTCATTTCGTATCCGGCATTGGCGATTACACCATCCGTCAGTTGGTAAGCTATTGTGGCTCTGCTGAAAAAGTTTTTAAAACGCCAAAAGGCAAACTACTAAAGATACCCGGCATTGGACCAGTAATTGCAGAAACGATCAGCAAAGGACAACCATTTGAAAAAGCTGAAAAGGAAATCAGGCGTGCCGAGAAAGAATCCGTAGAGATTTTATTTTATACCGATAAAAAATATCCCTCCCGATTGAAGCAAATTCCGGATGCACCTTCCATGCTTTATGTAAAGGGGAATGTTGACCTTGAAAATCCAAAAACCGTTGGCATTGTCGGAACCAGACAAGCAACTGCATACGGAAAAGAGCAAGTTGAAAAACTAGCGGAAGGATTAACGGCTCATGGTGCATTGATTGTAAGCGGACTTGCGTATGGTATAGACATACAAGCGCACAAGCAAGCATTGAAACATAAGTTACCTACCGTTGGCATAATGGGCAGCGGCATGGATGTGATCTACCCTGCTGCACATAAAGAAACGGCCACCAAAATGCTTGAGCATGGCGGGTTACTAACAGAGAACAAATTTGGAACAAAGCCCGATGCACACAATTTTCCGGAACGGAACAGAATCATTGCGGGATTATCGGATGCGTTGATTGTTGTTGAGGCAGCCGAAAAAGGTGGCGCGCTGATCACAGCTGAAATCGCCAATAGCTACAATAAAGACGTCTTCGCTTTTCCTGGCAGTGTTGGCATTACCTACTCAGCTGGTTGCAACAACCTGATCAAAACAAACAAGGCTCACCTGATAACGTCAGTTAAGGATCTGGAATACATCATGAATTGGGAGGCCGCAAAAACAGTAACAAAGAAAAAAGTTACGCCTTTCTCGCTGGATGGCTATTCGGAAGAAGAGCGAACCATCCTTACTTTATTATTGGAAAAGAGTCCGGCCATGATTGACGAACTCAGTTGGAAATCGAATCTACCGGTTAGTCAGTTGGCTTCGGTTTTATTAGGGTTGGAGTTTAATGGAGTTGTAAAATCCCTTCCCGGAAAAATGTATGCACTAAGCCATTAA
- a CDS encoding tetratricopeptide repeat protein: MRTFVLILLLLSGVMVLAQDAKSYTQKGRELLEKQEYVEALLNLNKAIELDPNNAAAYYLRGNIKAQFDDRHGAMKDYNTALEKNSKLTEAFFSRGNIKMKLQDYYGAIDDYTAAIALNENYIDAYYNRGKAKQFLQAYEDAINDCSKIIAINKKNVDAYYMRGLLRIEFGDLKNGCLDLSKAGELGDLKAYEMIKEKCNQKDQVKD; encoded by the coding sequence ATGAGAACTTTTGTATTGATTTTACTTCTTCTTTCTGGTGTGATGGTGTTGGCGCAGGATGCAAAATCCTATACGCAAAAGGGAAGGGAGTTACTGGAAAAACAGGAATATGTTGAAGCGCTATTGAATTTAAATAAGGCTATTGAGCTTGATCCCAACAATGCAGCCGCCTATTACCTGCGCGGAAACATTAAAGCACAATTTGACGATCGTCATGGTGCGATGAAAGACTATAACACGGCATTGGAGAAAAATTCGAAGCTTACAGAAGCTTTCTTTTCAAGAGGCAACATTAAAATGAAACTTCAGGATTATTACGGGGCTATTGATGACTATACGGCCGCCATCGCCTTGAATGAGAATTACATTGATGCTTACTACAACCGCGGTAAAGCCAAACAGTTTTTGCAAGCCTATGAAGATGCGATTAACGATTGTTCAAAGATTATCGCTATCAATAAAAAGAATGTGGATGCCTACTACATGCGCGGTTTGTTGCGCATTGAGTTTGGTGACCTTAAAAATGGCTGTCTTGATTTGAGCAAAGCTGGTGAGTTAGGTGATTTGAAAGCCTACGAGATGATCAAGGAAAAGTGTAATCAAAAAGATCAGGTTAAGGATTAA
- a CDS encoding hydroxymethylglutaryl-CoA lyase gives MKIIECPRDAMQGLTEFIPTERKIAYINQLLEVGFDTIDFGSFVSSKAIPQMRDTGEVLQALNWRTSKSKLLAIVANTRGAETACEQEGVHYLGFPLSISETFQQRNTNKSITEALNTVSEIQDLCTQSNKVLVCYISMGFGNPYNDPYDVKVVEQFVDILNTLGVQVISLADTIGVSTPENITYLFTRLTGRFPSLELGVHLHSTPQTAIEKIEAAYKAGCKRFDGAIKGFGGCPMAKDDLVGNLATETILGYLSSQNALPAINEEAFQKSLALADEIFPKH, from the coding sequence ATGAAGATTATAGAATGTCCGCGTGATGCGATGCAGGGGTTAACAGAATTTATCCCTACTGAAAGAAAGATCGCCTACATCAATCAACTCCTCGAAGTTGGTTTTGATACGATCGATTTCGGGAGTTTTGTTTCGTCCAAGGCAATACCGCAAATGCGGGATACAGGTGAAGTATTGCAGGCACTGAACTGGCGCACCAGTAAGTCAAAGTTATTGGCCATTGTTGCGAATACACGTGGCGCTGAAACGGCCTGTGAACAGGAAGGTGTTCATTACCTGGGCTTTCCACTTTCAATATCAGAGACCTTTCAGCAACGCAACACCAACAAATCAATTACTGAAGCCTTAAATACGGTTTCTGAAATTCAGGATTTGTGTACACAATCGAACAAGGTTTTGGTGTGTTACATCAGCATGGGGTTTGGTAATCCATACAACGATCCCTACGATGTGAAAGTGGTAGAGCAGTTTGTGGATATTCTGAACACGCTGGGTGTACAAGTCATCTCTTTGGCCGACACCATTGGCGTGTCCACACCCGAAAATATAACGTACCTCTTTACGCGGTTAACCGGGCGTTTTCCATCGCTTGAACTTGGTGTTCACCTGCATTCCACTCCTCAAACAGCTATTGAAAAAATTGAGGCAGCTTATAAAGCGGGTTGCAAACGTTTTGATGGGGCTATTAAAGGATTTGGCGGTTGTCCGATGGCTAAAGATGATTTGGTTGGAAACCTGGCCACGGAAACCATTTTGGGATATTTGTCATCACAAAACGCTTTACCCGCAATTAATGAAGAGGCTTTTCAAAAAAGCCTTGCTTTGGCGGATGAAATCTTCCCAAAGCATTGA
- a CDS encoding GreA/GreB family elongation factor, producing MKPVISNTDYNTLKSLIANYPPQLKSKEVGQLIAELRRADIVADNELDPDVVRLNSCFEAEDLAINKTWKLTLTLPAQANIKEQKISVFSPLGIALIGFKKGMTIQWAMPGGLKRIKILDVIND from the coding sequence ATGAAACCCGTTATCAGTAATACAGATTATAACACGTTAAAGTCGTTAATTGCCAACTACCCTCCCCAACTGAAATCAAAAGAAGTGGGGCAGCTAATAGCTGAGCTTAGAAGAGCTGACATTGTAGCCGATAATGAACTTGACCCTGATGTAGTCAGGCTCAATTCGTGCTTCGAGGCAGAGGATCTGGCCATCAATAAAACATGGAAATTAACCTTGACCCTACCTGCTCAAGCCAATATTAAGGAACAGAAAATCTCTGTCTTCTCCCCATTGGGCATTGCACTAATTGGCTTCAAAAAAGGAATGACCATACAGTGGGCCATGCCGGGAGGACTGAAAAGGATTAAAATCCTGGATGTCATTAATGACTGA
- a CDS encoding DUF1800 family protein, producing the protein MPLPEYSGTLGFNRAAHLLRRASFGATKQQIESFAALTPQQATTLLFNQVLPDPVLPVDPDTNQEWAVSGITDPEKMDSDYQEYFKRWFVGQMLSAGVDPNLSLAYSVREKLVLFLHTHFTAIQEKINSSRALYFQNQLYRLFALDEDALPEVNFRELTKKVSVDNAMLRLLDGNQNVKGSPNENYARELFELYSIGRGLEGSLPPTPGPGDYVLFKEQDVQSAARVLSGFDFDDTFSNTDPDTGLPRGRVRGGNLNASSHDNDPKIFSDSFIDINTGAPYVIQPDPLLLNGANPTLESALDEISQLIDMIYEQEETLLHICRRIYRYYVYHEIPEALHNTIIAEMANTFRLNGFKLQPVVENLLRSQHFYEAAPGVDDDQFGGIIKSPLDLIIGTLRFFNYPVPDMAVDPAGFYEITEEIINLADNQGMSFYQPFDVAGYDAYHQFPVYQRSWITVNYLTRRYEFIRRLVTEMEDGMLKVDVVNFVQTNFAAVAPNARNLIIELARNLLPVSNNLTFDPDADDTATITAERLNYFLVAFLENPKIDDDPEGAWNIRWTNGFDPETVRRQLENLFNALLQTPEYQLH; encoded by the coding sequence ATGCCACTACCCGAGTACTCCGGCACCCTTGGTTTTAACCGCGCTGCCCATTTATTAAGGCGCGCATCCTTCGGAGCCACCAAACAGCAAATTGAAAGTTTCGCAGCACTGACCCCGCAGCAGGCCACCACCCTACTCTTCAATCAGGTATTACCCGACCCGGTTTTGCCCGTTGATCCGGATACCAACCAGGAATGGGCTGTCTCGGGAATTACCGACCCTGAAAAAATGGATTCGGATTACCAGGAGTATTTCAAACGCTGGTTTGTGGGGCAAATGCTTAGTGCGGGTGTTGATCCCAACCTTAGCCTGGCCTACTCCGTTCGCGAAAAGCTGGTGTTGTTCCTGCACACACATTTCACCGCCATCCAGGAAAAAATAAACAGCAGCAGGGCGCTCTACTTCCAGAACCAATTATACCGCCTGTTTGCGTTGGATGAAGATGCATTGCCTGAAGTGAATTTCAGAGAGCTAACGAAGAAAGTAAGTGTGGATAACGCTATGCTTCGCTTGCTCGATGGAAACCAAAACGTGAAAGGCAGCCCGAATGAAAACTATGCACGGGAGTTATTTGAACTGTATTCCATTGGTCGAGGATTGGAAGGTTCTCTGCCACCAACACCAGGTCCGGGTGATTATGTACTTTTTAAAGAACAAGATGTACAATCTGCCGCACGCGTACTCTCAGGCTTTGATTTTGATGATACGTTTTCCAACACCGATCCGGATACCGGCCTTCCCCGAGGGCGTGTTCGCGGAGGCAACTTGAATGCTTCCAGTCACGATAATGATCCAAAAATATTTAGTGATAGTTTTATCGACATCAATACCGGAGCTCCGTATGTCATTCAACCTGATCCGCTTTTGTTAAATGGGGCTAACCCAACGCTAGAGAGTGCATTGGATGAGATCAGTCAACTGATCGATATGATCTACGAACAGGAAGAAACCCTGCTGCACATTTGCAGAAGAATTTACCGGTACTATGTGTACCACGAAATTCCGGAAGCGCTGCACAATACAATCATAGCCGAAATGGCCAACACCTTCCGGCTGAATGGATTCAAACTGCAACCAGTAGTTGAGAATTTACTGCGTAGTCAGCATTTTTATGAGGCTGCTCCGGGCGTAGATGATGATCAGTTTGGGGGGATCATCAAATCTCCTCTTGATCTTATTATCGGAACCCTTCGCTTTTTCAATTACCCGGTTCCCGACATGGCAGTTGACCCTGCAGGCTTCTATGAGATTACGGAAGAGATCATCAACCTGGCAGACAACCAGGGCATGTCGTTTTACCAACCCTTTGATGTGGCGGGGTACGATGCGTACCACCAGTTTCCGGTATACCAGCGTAGTTGGATTACCGTGAACTACCTGACGAGACGATATGAATTCATTCGCAGGCTGGTAACGGAAATGGAAGACGGCATGTTGAAAGTGGATGTGGTGAATTTTGTACAGACAAATTTTGCTGCCGTTGCCCCCAATGCACGTAACCTCATCATTGAATTGGCGCGAAACCTATTGCCGGTAAGTAACAACCTCACATTCGATCCGGATGCTGACGATACCGCAACCATCACCGCAGAACGATTGAACTATTTCCTCGTAGCCTTTCTGGAAAATCCAAAAATTGATGACGACCCCGAAGGTGCCTGGAACATTCGCTGGACAAACGGCTTCGATCCGGAAACCGTAAGGCGCCAGCTTGAAAATCTTTTTAATGCCCTGTTGCAAACACCCGAATACCAACTCCACTAA
- a CDS encoding DUF1501 domain-containing protein has translation MKRRNFLKKIPLALSLPFAINGIPLKVMASNPLSRLAQQGDSDRVLIILQLHGGNDGLNTLIPVDAYDQYYSRRANIAIPKSNSLRRYIPLDSTLPADAQVGLHPDMQAMKAMYDQGKMAFVQGVSYKNNNGSHFRGRDIWFMGGGSDDYFSSGWVGRYLQQEYAPLQYPEDFPNEDIDMLDPLGIEMGSDVSLIFHQEGNIPTSLSLNDPVAFANLVEELEGFQDKDIDPRGKVPDFLNNSPYGKEMNWILGLEKKSDDYAQRLFEVYQAGGDTSVTYPEIYPFNAPTGSKRNHLSPQLRLIARLLAGGCKTKVFMVKIGGFDTHASQVESYDPTMGIHAALMYHISTAMKAFQDDLKVRGLEDRVLTVTTSEFGRRVHSNGSYGTDHGTGGPIFVFGRGVNPGVVGKVPDMTKDNIEMQYDYRQIYANLLKDWMLVDEEKINNDIFFGDFIDGPNEEGGNYEPLPLAVQVISSVDSFINQRFRLDGCYPNPAKNQTAFSFMINAEGLVRIVLYDQSGKAIKTLINQTYEPGEHKVQVDLTGIPAGLYIYKLNIGSFEQAKKLIVTQ, from the coding sequence ATGAAGCGCAGAAACTTTCTCAAAAAAATACCACTGGCACTAAGCCTTCCTTTTGCTATCAACGGTATTCCGCTAAAGGTAATGGCCAGCAACCCGCTTTCACGCTTAGCTCAGCAAGGCGACAGCGACCGCGTGTTGATCATTCTGCAACTTCACGGTGGTAACGATGGGTTGAATACCCTGATACCGGTTGATGCCTACGATCAGTATTATAGCCGCAGGGCTAACATTGCCATACCCAAAAGCAATTCCTTGCGCAGGTATATTCCGCTAGACAGTACGTTACCAGCAGATGCACAAGTTGGCCTTCACCCCGACATGCAAGCGATGAAAGCCATGTATGATCAGGGGAAGATGGCATTTGTTCAAGGCGTTTCGTACAAGAACAATAACGGGTCGCACTTCCGTGGTCGCGACATCTGGTTTATGGGCGGTGGTTCCGATGATTATTTTTCATCCGGTTGGGTTGGTCGCTACCTGCAACAAGAGTATGCTCCACTTCAATACCCCGAAGATTTTCCAAACGAAGACATTGACATGCTTGACCCGCTTGGTATTGAAATGGGCAGTGATGTTTCGTTGATCTTTCACCAGGAAGGAAACATTCCAACCTCGCTTTCGCTGAATGATCCGGTTGCCTTTGCCAATCTCGTTGAAGAACTGGAAGGCTTTCAGGATAAAGACATTGACCCGCGCGGAAAGGTACCCGATTTTCTCAATAACTCTCCATACGGAAAGGAAATGAATTGGATACTTGGTCTTGAAAAGAAATCGGACGACTATGCACAACGACTTTTTGAAGTGTATCAGGCGGGCGGAGATACATCAGTAACCTATCCGGAGATTTACCCCTTCAACGCGCCTACTGGCAGCAAGCGAAATCACCTCTCTCCACAGTTAAGGCTTATCGCCCGTCTGTTGGCGGGTGGTTGTAAAACCAAAGTATTCATGGTAAAGATTGGTGGTTTTGACACCCATGCTTCGCAGGTAGAAAGCTACGACCCTACCATGGGCATTCATGCCGCCTTGATGTATCACATCTCCACCGCGATGAAAGCTTTCCAGGACGATCTGAAAGTACGCGGATTGGAAGATCGGGTGCTGACCGTAACCACTTCAGAGTTCGGGCGTAGGGTACATTCCAACGGAAGTTACGGTACCGACCACGGCACAGGCGGACCGATTTTCGTTTTCGGGCGTGGCGTTAACCCAGGCGTGGTGGGTAAGGTGCCCGACATGACAAAGGATAACATAGAAATGCAATACGATTACCGGCAGATTTACGCCAACCTGCTGAAAGACTGGATGCTGGTAGATGAAGAAAAAATCAACAACGACATCTTCTTTGGTGATTTTATTGATGGCCCGAATGAAGAGGGTGGCAATTACGAGCCATTGCCTTTGGCTGTGCAGGTAATTTCCAGTGTCGATTCGTTCATCAACCAACGTTTCCGTTTGGATGGCTGTTATCCAAACCCCGCCAAAAATCAAACTGCCTTCTCCTTTATGATTAATGCTGAAGGTTTAGTTCGGATCGTGTTGTATGATCAGAGTGGCAAAGCGATTAAAACACTCATCAATCAAACATACGAACCGGGCGAACACAAGGTGCAGGTTGACCTTACCGGAATCCCTGCAGGATTGTATATTTATAAGCTCAACATCGGATCATTTGAACAAGCCAAGAAACTTATCGTAACGCAGTAA
- a CDS encoding outer membrane beta-barrel protein has protein sequence MKKLYLLSCLLLVTGLAFGQAQKKRKGSFSNPAPNQKETFLDKQWWLGFKAGVNLSQVLVEKRYSALSPGNYDASLTDKAYDDFSSLGSQATLEVTFYYKGFSFSLQPGFRHSVFTYSNNYEWTDPENANNRLELNYQNEQKVDHAEIPLIFKYDVIGNKLRPYVQVGIFYGFLINANKAVEISGTDYASGGVNEFTNDPVIIGAKDLFAKNHWGLLGGIGANYNLGNVRLNLDIQYRKGMSLINSTENRFGSDRLSGIGEAMDDIKLNNLVFSFGCLFPMRYLASGFKTLDQR, from the coding sequence ATGAAAAAACTCTACCTTCTCTCCTGTTTGTTGCTGGTAACAGGACTAGCATTCGGGCAAGCGCAAAAAAAACGAAAGGGATCCTTCAGCAATCCCGCGCCAAATCAAAAAGAAACCTTTCTCGACAAGCAATGGTGGCTTGGTTTTAAGGCAGGTGTAAACCTTTCGCAGGTGTTGGTAGAAAAACGCTACTCAGCACTATCGCCCGGCAATTACGATGCGTCACTTACTGACAAAGCTTATGACGATTTTTCGAGTCTTGGAAGTCAGGCTACATTGGAAGTCACGTTTTATTATAAAGGTTTCTCTTTCAGTCTTCAGCCAGGTTTCAGACATTCTGTTTTTACTTATTCAAACAACTATGAGTGGACCGATCCGGAAAATGCGAACAACAGGCTTGAGTTGAATTACCAGAACGAGCAAAAGGTTGATCATGCCGAGATACCACTCATTTTCAAGTATGATGTAATCGGTAACAAGCTTCGCCCCTACGTTCAGGTGGGTATTTTTTACGGTTTTCTTATCAACGCCAACAAAGCCGTAGAAATCTCGGGAACGGATTATGCATCTGGTGGAGTAAACGAATTTACCAACGACCCGGTGATCATAGGCGCCAAGGATTTGTTTGCTAAAAATCACTGGGGGCTTCTGGGTGGGATCGGTGCCAATTACAACCTGGGCAATGTGCGTTTGAATCTTGATATTCAATACCGCAAAGGCATGAGCTTGATCAATTCAACTGAAAATCGGTTTGGCAGCGACCGACTTTCGGGTATTGGGGAGGCCATGGACGATATTAAACTGAACAACCTGGTATTTTCTTTCGGCTGTTTGTTCCCGATGCGTTACCTGGCCAGCGGATTTAAAACCTTAGATCAACGATGA
- the murB gene encoding UDP-N-acetylmuramate dehydrogenase, giving the protein MIRIQENVQLKPFNTFGIRANARHFVSLQSPDDLFELQQTDLFKHEARLILGGGSNVLLTHDFNGLVIHNNLKGIQSTHETDETITLKVASGEVWHPFVMHCVQHNWGGVENLSLIPGTMGAAPMQNIGAYGVEVQEVIDQVEGIELSNGSTRVFSKSDCRFGYRESIFKQELKEKIFISSVTLTLTKKDHLLRTGYGAIQDTLRAMHVTAPTIQSISEAVIHIRSSKLPDPTVIGNAGSFFKNPTITQQHFQSLKQTWSEMPGYASVNQTVKVPAAWLIEQCGWKGKREGDAGVHQHQPLVMVNYNNATGEEILSLAMHVRTSVQEKFDITLTPEVNII; this is encoded by the coding sequence ATGATTCGCATTCAGGAAAACGTACAGCTTAAACCCTTCAACACATTTGGTATCCGGGCGAATGCCCGTCATTTTGTTTCATTACAATCGCCCGATGATCTGTTTGAACTTCAACAAACCGATCTGTTCAAGCATGAAGCCCGGCTTATCCTTGGTGGAGGCAGTAATGTACTCCTAACCCACGATTTTAATGGCTTAGTTATTCATAATAACCTGAAAGGAATCCAATCAACTCACGAAACAGACGAAACCATAACGCTTAAAGTCGCTTCAGGAGAAGTCTGGCACCCATTTGTAATGCATTGTGTGCAGCACAATTGGGGTGGCGTAGAAAATCTTTCGCTAATACCCGGTACAATGGGTGCCGCACCCATGCAAAACATCGGTGCATACGGTGTTGAGGTACAGGAGGTGATCGATCAGGTGGAAGGTATTGAACTTTCAAACGGATCAACCCGGGTCTTCAGTAAGTCTGATTGTCGGTTCGGGTACCGCGAAAGTATCTTTAAGCAGGAGTTGAAAGAAAAAATTTTTATCTCAAGTGTTACTTTAACGTTGACCAAAAAAGATCATCTTTTGCGTACGGGTTACGGTGCCATACAAGACACACTTCGCGCGATGCATGTCACTGCGCCTACCATTCAATCCATCAGCGAAGCAGTCATTCATATTCGCAGTTCAAAACTTCCTGATCCAACTGTAATCGGCAATGCAGGAAGCTTCTTCAAGAATCCAACCATCACGCAACAACACTTCCAATCACTTAAACAAACATGGTCTGAGATGCCCGGTTATGCTTCTGTAAATCAAACAGTTAAAGTTCCGGCTGCCTGGCTCATTGAACAATGCGGATGGAAAGGAAAACGTGAGGGTGATGCCGGTGTTCATCAACATCAACCCTTGGTGATGGTGAACTACAACAACGCAACCGGTGAAGAAATTTTATCACTCGCCATGCACGTTCGCACATCGGTTCAGGAAAAATTTGACATCACCTTAACACCTGAAGTGAACATCATTTGA
- a CDS encoding dCMP deaminase family protein — MSRPAFDDIFMELAVNLAKRSHCIKRHVGAVLTKDTRIISIGYNGPPSGTHNCDEEWPAAGCPRDSKGGCSLAIHAEQNAILYAVKNKTAVEGSTLYVTLSPCLACARIIYSMGITRVIYLNSYAEHKGLASDEGVDFLQRFGVHAEKYAGQLTNVTHMI; from the coding sequence ATGTCACGCCCCGCTTTCGATGATATTTTTATGGAACTGGCCGTAAATCTTGCCAAGCGGTCGCATTGCATTAAGCGCCATGTGGGTGCGGTGCTTACCAAAGATACCCGCATCATTTCCATTGGTTATAATGGGCCGCCATCCGGCACGCATAACTGCGATGAAGAGTGGCCTGCTGCAGGGTGTCCGCGTGATTCAAAAGGAGGTTGCTCGCTGGCCATTCATGCGGAGCAGAACGCCATACTTTACGCAGTGAAGAACAAGACCGCTGTGGAGGGCTCAACCCTGTATGTTACGTTGTCGCCATGCCTGGCGTGTGCACGTATCATTTACTCCATGGGTATTACCCGTGTTATTTACCTGAACTCCTATGCCGAGCACAAGGGGCTTGCTTCCGATGAGGGGGTTGACTTTCTGCAGCGTTTTGGTGTTCACGCTGAAAAATATGCTGGTCAGCTGACCAACGTTACCCACATGATTTAG
- a CDS encoding DUF2911 domain-containing protein encodes MVQTTYRFLILYFLITSAMAAEAQQAVKPRLSPTAIVTARYKDTYLKLTYSQPHKRGREVFGKLVPYNEVWRTGANEATEFTLTKEAYVGGNLIPAGTYSLFTIPNPEKWTIIINKENGLWGSYNYNPKLDLIRFEVPVADNPIPYEAFTISLDQRNNVADLLLLWDRTKISIPFQFIEPKL; translated from the coding sequence ATGGTTCAAACAACGTATCGCTTTTTAATTCTCTATTTTCTTATCACTTCGGCAATGGCGGCAGAAGCCCAGCAGGCTGTAAAGCCACGCCTCAGCCCAACTGCAATTGTCACCGCTCGTTATAAGGACACCTACCTGAAGCTCACGTACAGTCAGCCGCATAAGCGCGGGCGCGAAGTGTTTGGAAAACTGGTGCCGTACAATGAAGTATGGCGAACAGGTGCGAATGAGGCTACAGAATTTACACTCACCAAAGAAGCATATGTTGGTGGCAACCTGATTCCTGCCGGTACTTATTCCTTGTTTACTATTCCCAATCCTGAAAAATGGACGATCATCATTAATAAAGAAAACGGGCTGTGGGGCTCCTATAATTATAATCCCAAACTTGATCTGATTCGGTTTGAGGTGCCCGTGGCAGATAATCCAATACCCTACGAAGCTTTTACAATTTCACTCGATCAACGCAACAATGTGGCCGATCTTTTGCTTCTTTGGGACAGAACTAAAATTTCAATTCCCTTTCAATTCATTGAACCTAAGCTATGA
- the lgt gene encoding prolipoprotein diacylglyceryl transferase → MHPVLFKLGSITIYSYGFLIAIGVVCGVTYLAVRGKKEVGLTFDQANNLFLLIFIAALVGGKVFLFFENPSAYLANPGRLFTGSGFVFYGSFLFAVPTMLWFFKKNKLPVYQMLDIMAIVTCLVHMFGRVGCFMAGCCHGKPTTSWFSVIFTDPACQAEPLNTPLYPTQLMEAGFILLVMMLLLFIRQRKQFHGQLFVLYLLLYALGRFVLEYFRGDEVRGFVIEGYVSHSQFIALIIFGIGLWVYQNWSKRNKVIPAKKK, encoded by the coding sequence ATGCATCCTGTTCTCTTTAAACTCGGTAGCATAACCATTTACAGCTACGGCTTTTTGATAGCCATTGGTGTGGTATGTGGCGTGACTTATTTGGCCGTGCGGGGAAAGAAGGAAGTAGGGTTGACCTTTGATCAGGCTAACAATTTATTTCTCCTGATTTTCATCGCTGCTCTGGTGGGCGGTAAGGTCTTTTTATTTTTTGAAAACCCTTCAGCGTATCTGGCAAACCCCGGGCGATTGTTTACCGGAAGCGGATTCGTATTTTATGGATCGTTCCTGTTTGCCGTACCTACTATGCTGTGGTTCTTTAAAAAGAACAAGCTCCCGGTTTATCAGATGCTGGACATCATGGCTATTGTTACGTGCCTTGTGCACATGTTTGGCCGCGTTGGCTGTTTTATGGCCGGCTGTTGCCATGGTAAACCCACCACATCGTGGTTTAGTGTAATCTTCACCGACCCAGCATGCCAGGCAGAGCCGCTGAATACACCCTTATATCCAACTCAACTGATGGAGGCAGGTTTTATTTTGTTGGTTATGATGTTGCTGCTGTTCATCCGGCAACGCAAACAATTTCATGGACAACTGTTTGTATTGTACCTGCTTTTGTACGCCTTGGGTAGGTTTGTATTGGAGTATTTCAGGGGAGATGAGGTACGCGGATTTGTAATTGAAGGGTATGTTTCGCACTCACAATTTATCGCCCTGATCATTTTTGGTATTGGCCTTTGGGTATACCAAAACTGGTCTAAACGAAATAAGGTTATACCGGCAAAGAAAAAATAG